The Desulfovibrio sp. genome segment GGCCTGTTCCATCGGGCCACCCACCCAGCAGGTATTGCGAAGCGCGACATTGACCCCACGGTTAACGAAGGTAAGCCCCATCTGCCCGGCAATGCTTTGCAAGGTATTGCCCACATCCTGCGCGCCCTGGGCCGTGAGCGGCGGTACTGGCGTGAGCGAGGCCACAAAGCCGGTAATGCAGTCACAATCAAAGGTTGGATCTGGCGCTGCATTGAAGTTGGGCACGGCGCTCACGATATCGCCAGAGAACGCCAACGTCATGCCGTTCTGTTTGTCCCCGGCATACACGGCAATATGATTTTGGTCCGTCTTCAGGGGAGCAAAGGCCAGTGTGGTCAGGGTCTCCATATCCTCAAGAGGGAGGTTGTAGATACGGACTTTGGCCTTGTTCTTCTCCTTGCCGCCGGGCTTTGAGATTTCCACATCCATGCCAAGCCGGATGATTTTGGTATTGGCCGCCTGCCCGGTGCCGGGGTTGAAGCCGCCCTTGGCCAGAGTGATGCGGGCCTCCAGCATCTTGATTGTGTAGGATGTGTTGGCGCTCATAATGTCCCTTCCTCATAGGCCTGTGCTTCATCCGCGCTAAGCCAGACAAGCCGCCAGCGGTCACCAAGGCCCGTCCATTGCGGGTCTGCCGCGCCCTGCATATCGACAAACAGCAAGTCGCCAACAAATCCCAACCGGGGGTAACGCAACAACAACGTGCCCTCACGGGCAATGATGCCGCTGACCACGGCAACCTCATTGACTGCCAGGTCAACAAACAGGGCTGCGCCGTTGACGCCAACCATGCTGCTGGCCTCTGATTGGCGGGTGTACACGCGCAGGCTGCAATTCTGTCCGCCCAGCACGGCCTGTACGGTCTGGTTGGCTGTGGCGCGTAACGGAACGGTATTCATGATTTTTTCCTAAGCCAGTCTGTCGTGACTTTAAGTCCACTCTTCTTGGATACCTGTTTCTTCGTTGCATCATCGGCCTTGCCAGCCTGCTGTTTTCCTGCGCTCTTGTCCGCGCCGTCCCCGGCCTGCTTTACCTGCTCGTTGGTGTATTCCGGGCTGACCTGCCGGACTTCCTGCAAGGAAAGGCTTACCAGCAGCCTGTCCACGCCGTTTTCGCGTTTGCGGTCATAGTCAAACCCAACAACGGTGTAGTCCACGAACGTGCGTTCCGGCGTAATGATACTGACAAGGTCGGTACCTTCCTGAAGCTTGATCAGAGCATCAAGCATTGCGCCCAGCTCGCTGCTTTTACCTTTTTTGGCCAGGACAACGCCGACCTGCGTGGGGGCAACGGCCTTGTTGTAAACAACAAAGCCGCTTTTACCTGCGCGCTTCTCCACAGGACTGGATGCCACTTTAGACTCTGCCTTGACCGTACAGGCGAAAAATGTGTCAAAAGGTACGGCTACTTTGCCGTTAGTATCAAACAGGCTCCAGTTGCCGGGTGTGCCCGGCGGCAAGGCTGCAAACATAATTCCCCCTACAAACCGTATGCACCATCTGCCTGGGCCACACGGTTGGGCAGGCTTGCCGTGATATCGCGCGCAATGCCGTCCGCATCGGTGGCTTGGGTCTGCACTGTAATTTGCTGGATCGTGGTGTTGCTATCCACCTTGCGGGAATTGTCCACCGTGCCCGCCGGGCGCTGTACATCGCCAGCGCTGACCCGGGGCGTAGCCGCAGCAGCCAACGATTGAGGCAAGGCAGCACCGCCGTTGTCATCCGCGCTGCCCTCATTGCTCCAGCCAAGAAGATTCAGCGCCCACTCGGGCAAGGCATTTTTGAGGGCATTTTTGATATATCCAACGACAGCCCGGACAATATTGACCAAGCGCTGGTAGGCGGCACCGATGGCGTCCACAGCGTCCTTGTAGCTATAAAGCTGCCCACCACTGAACACGGCTCCAAGAAGTTGGCTAAGACCGCCGAGGAGACTAAAGAGCGCTGAAAATGTGTCTTTTATTCCTTCCCATATGATCTTTAAACGAGCGGCGATTTCATGCCCTTTACCAAACTGACTCCACAATCCAGCAAGAGCAGAATCTCCACCTTCAATATAAACCACCAAATCTTCAATAATCATCGCAAGACCGCCCACAAGGGCGATGATGGGCGCGAAAGGTGCTATGGCCGCCCATGCGGCTGTGGCCATTGCCCAGAGGGAGGGGGTGACTGCCACAGCGATAACGGCGGCAATGGCAGCAAGATAGACGGTGGCCGAGGATCCGTTGTCATGGAACCACTCTACAACACTGCTCAATGTTTCGATAAAATAACCCATTGCAGGTGCAATGCCGTGCCGGACTTTATCGCGGAGGCTTTCAAACTGGTTCTGGAGGCTTTGCTTCGCCGCCTGAACTTTACGGGTAATCTCAATATCCCGTTGCGAATACGCGGCGTTTTCCTTCCCGGCCTTGACCAGCTCTTCCAGGCCTTTTCGGCCCTGAAGCAGCATATTGACGGACTTTTCATCAAAGCCGGTTTTTGCCAGCAGCGACACGGCTTTTTGCCGATCCATCTTGCCGGTGGCGTCCGCAAGCCGCAAAATGCCTTCTTCTAAAGATACCGCCCGGCCTTTGGCATCAGTAAATCTGACGCCCATACCCGTCATTACGTCCTTCAGAGGGCCGGAACCGTTTTGCGCCAGTTCCTTCATGTTGCCGTCAAGGGTGGTAAAGACATCCCCAAGGGTCGAGGCATCCGCACCCGACTCAAGGGCCGCATGCCGCCAGCCTTGCCATTCGTCAACGCCCATAGCCAGTTTCTGGCTGGTTTTGTCTATGGATTCTGCGGTGGCGATATAGTCCGTTACAACCCCTTTCAGGGTGAGCACGCCCCCAGCAATCCCCGCAAATCCGGCAATTTTGCCGATAATGCCAGAAAGGCCATTACCAAAGGTTTGTATGTCTCCGGTCGCGCCAGCCAGATCCTTGCCAGCTTTTTCCGCAGACGTGCCAACGCCGTCTATGGCCTCGGCGGCTTTGTCGGCGACATCGCTGGTTTTATCCAGCTCGCCCTGGGCATCGCGGATTTCGCTTTTGAAGCCCACAGCATTAAGCAGCAGCTTGACGACAAGTTCACGAGCGGTTGCCATGAGTGCTCCAGCAGTTGGCGTTATGGGAATCCACGGCGGCTATCTCCAGCAGCATAAATGCGTCTTCAAGGCCATACACAGTCTGCAATTCGTTCAGGCTGGCCATGCCCCGGCTGATGGGCACGGCCAGACACCCAGGAAGGTTTACGTAGTCTGCGAGTCCTGGAGGGGGGCTAGGAGTCCGGACAGGCGGGAGGCAAAGCCCCCGCCGTTGTCGAAAAAATCCAGAGACAGCTTCAACACTTCGCCGCGAAGCCGCACCAGAGTTGCAACGTCCTCAACATGATTGTCCACATTGGCCGGGCGCAGCGTGATTCTGGCGTTGGGTTTGTCCGCATCGGGCATAATTGCCACCTGGGGCAGCAGTTCATCATACAGCGGCTCGACCTTATCCCAGCTTACATTTGACAGTGCACCCAGCCCAACGGACACCAGGGCCGAGGCGCTGGACGTTTTAGAGAGATCCTTTACCGCTGCATCCATCTGACCGTTGCCACCCATGAGCACCAACAGCGCCCGGGCGGCCCACTTTTCCACCTG includes the following:
- a CDS encoding phage baseplate protein — translated: MFAALPPGTPGNWSLFDTNGKVAVPFDTFFACTVKAESKVASSPVEKRAGKSGFVVYNKAVAPTQVGVVLAKKGKSSELGAMLDALIKLQEGTDLVSIITPERTFVDYTVVGFDYDRKRENGVDRLLVSLSLQEVRQVSPEYTNEQVKQAGDGADKSAGKQQAGKADDATKKQVSKKSGLKVTTDWLRKKS
- a CDS encoding baseplate hub protein is translated as MSANTSYTIKMLEARITLAKGGFNPGTGQAANTKIIRLGMDVEISKPGGKEKNKAKVRIYNLPLEDMETLTTLAFAPLKTDQNHIAVYAGDKQNGMTLAFSGDIVSAVPNFNAAPDPTFDCDCITGFVASLTPVPPLTAQGAQDVGNTLQSIAGQMGLTFVNRGVNVALRNTCWVGGPMEQARQIADAARIALLVDDGEMIIAPPGMLREDVGASTPLWRGDTGMFGYPSFDSNGISVKGLYEPKCKLGGPIRIESVVPKASGLWQISSLSHKLQAGYPGATSWETAVKATYPGQQNQKDGKS
- a CDS encoding phage baseplate plug protein, which codes for MNTVPLRATANQTVQAVLGGQNCSLRVYTRQSEASSMVGVNGAALFVDLAVNEVAVVSGIIAREGTLLLRYPRLGFVGDLLFVDMQGAADPQWTGLGDRWRLVWLSADEAQAYEEGTL
- a CDS encoding phage tail assembly chaperone; the protein is MRKEITITIESGRDAGKSFHVTEMSASQVEKWAARALLVLMGGNGQMDAAVKDLSKTSSASALVSVGLGALSNVSWDKVEPLYDELLPQVAIMPDADKPNARITLRPANVDNHVEDVATLVRLRGEVLKLSLDFFDNGGGFASRLSGLLAPLQDSQTT